One Rhododendron vialii isolate Sample 1 chromosome 2a, ASM3025357v1 genomic region harbors:
- the LOC131318206 gene encoding disease resistance protein RPM1-like has translation MAEAAVFHLLSNFAPFLQEERNLLSGVREDIEYIRDEFERMTHFLRVADATEDRDPKIKIWVKQVREAAYDTADALDTYMLRLKSRHHQSTKIRTFIHKVSFFVKTLKARHQIASEVKGIKSRIINISEGHQRYSDIYGKIVQGSSSTPSDIAWYDCRGDALLLQDADLVGIDKPKSQLIQWLVDEHPRLKVLSVAGMGGLGKTTLTKKVYDDAIVKRHFQNHAWITVSESFKVEELLKDLIQVLFEDVRQPLPHGVNSMDANSLKGIINAFLQQKRYVLVFDDVWGIHAWQGLRIVLPESNCGSRVILTTRNVDLASFASEEYHGIVYNLEPLPPKESWALFCSKTFKENSCPSYLEDLSKKILGKCEGLPLAIVAISGLLSTKEKSVGAWERIYRGLGAELEGNDKLMSMTKILSLSYFDLPYYLKICFLYFSIFPEDCLIDRFRLIRLWMAEGFIEVKEGMTIEEVAMDYLNELMNRSLVQVTHVAIDGRFEAYRIHDLWREMIIAKSREQNIVTIARERGRAWPGTLRRLSIHHNLEDVQQSICFTRLRSLLVFSAIDSVSILSQVASLGKGVRLLTVLDLRGALLETFPHEVVNLLNLTYLSLRATNVKMIPKSIGKLKKLETLDLKETNVTELPDEISKLKHLRHLILYRYNYYRPDGTIGFKAPARIGNLLYLQRLCGIEANQGSNSGIVIREVGKLTQLRRLLIVRLQKEDGMVLCSSFEKLNNLRSLTVAAIEEDEIIDLNYLSSPPRLLQTLSLRGRLEKIPHWILSLHNLKRLQLGWSKLKDVDSLQSLQDLPNLLHLELTSAYEGDGLFFKAGGFQKLEHLWLVSLVGLKWVSIESNPMPLLKELHLQDCKLMLELPSGVEHLANLNYLELNGMSEKLILSLNRDLQGRDYWKIARVLNVWVGDSKSGKWTGHYL, from the coding sequence atggcaGAGGCTGCTGTGTTCCATCTTCTATCCAACTTCGCACCCTTTCTCCAAGAAGAGAGGAACTTGTTGAGCGGAGTACGGGAAGACATCGAATACATAAGAGACGAATTCGAGCGCATGACACATTTCCTCAGAGTTGCTGATGCAACAGAAGATAGAGACCCGAAAATCAAAATATGGGTGAAGCAAGTTCGAGAAGCTGCATATGACACGGCAGATGCTCTTGACACGTACATGCTTCGCCTCAAATCTAGACATCATCAGAGCACCAAAATCCGCACGTTCATACATAAggtttccttttttgttaagaCTTTAAAAGCTCGCCACCAAATTGCTTCTGAAGTAAAAGGAATTAAGTCAAGAATCATCAATATTTCTGAGGGACATCAACGTTATAGTGACATATATGGCAAAATAGTGCAAGGCTCAAGCTCTACTCCTTCAGACATTGCATGGTATGATTGTCGAGGAGATGCCCTTCTACTCCAAGATGCTGACCTTGTGGGCATTGACAAGCCCAAATCACAGTTGATTCAGTGGCTAGTGGATGAGCATCCTCGACTCAAGGTGCTTTCTGTAGCAGGAATGGGCGGATTGGGCAAAACTACCCTTACGAAAAAGGTCTACGACGATGCAATAGTGAAGAGGCACTTCCAGAACCATGCTTGGATCACCGTTTCTGAATCATTCAAGGTCGAAGAGCTTTTAAAGGACTTGATTCAAGTTCTCTTTGAAGACGTCAGACAACCACTCCCACACGGAGTGAACAGTATGGATGCAAACAGCTTGAAAGGTATAATTAATGCCTTTTTGCAGCAAAAGAGGTATGTGCTTGTTTTTGATGATGTATGGGGTATTCATGCATGGCAAGGTTTAAGAATCGTACTTCCTGAAAGTAATTGCGGCAGTCGAGTAATTCTGACAACAAGAAATGTAGATTTAGCATCTTTTGCTAGTGAAGAATATCATGGCATTGTGTATAATCTCGAGCCCTTGCCTCCCAAAGAGTCATGGGCCTTGTTCTGCTCAAAGACATTCAAGGAGAACTCTTGTCCTTCATATTTGGAAGATCTTTCTAAAAAAATCTTGGGAAAATGTGAGGGTTTACCACTTGCAATAGTTGCAATTAGTGGTCTGTTATCTACAAAGGAGAAGAGTGTGGGTGCGTGGGAGAGGATTTACCGTGGTCTTGGTGCAGAACTAGAAGGAAATGACAAACTCATGAGCatgacaaagatattgtccCTCAGTTACTTTGATTTGCCTTACTATCTTAAGATATGTTTCTTGTACTTCAGTATTTTTCCAGAAGATTGTCTCATTGATCGCTTTAGATTAATTCGGCTGTGGATGGCGGAAGGATTTATAGAAGTGAAAGAAGGAATGACAATAGAAGAAGTTGCTATGGACTACCTCAATGAGCTAATGAACAGAAGTTTAGTTCAAGTGACACACGTCGCGATAGATGGAAGGTTCGAAGCTTATCGGATCCATGACCTTTGGCGTGAAATGATAATTGCGAAGTCGAGAGAGCAAAACATTGTCACAATAGCACGTGAGAGAGGCAGAGCATGGCCGGGGACATTGCGACGTCTCTCGATCCACCATAATTTGGAAGATGTTCAGCAGAGTATTTGTTTcactcgccttcgttctttacTTGTGTTCAGCGCAATAGATTCAGTGTCCATTTTGTCACAGGTTGCATCCTTAGGCAAGGGTGTAAGGCTACTAACGGTGTTAGACTTGAGAGGAGCACTACTGGAAACATTTCCGCATGAAGTTGTGAACCTTCTCAATCTTACTTATCTAAGTTTGAGAGCAACCAATGTAAAAATGATCCCGAAATCGATCGGAAAGCTCAAGAAGCTAGAAACATTggatttgaaagaaacaaatgtcACCGAGTTGCCTGATGAGATCTCGAAGCTCAAACATCTTCGCCATCTCATATTGTATCGCTACAACTACTATCGTCCTGATGGTACAATTGGTTTCAAAGCCCCAGCTAGAATAGGAAATTTGTTATACTTGCAGAGACTATGTGGTATTGAAGCAAACCAAGGGAGTAATAGTGGCATTGTGATAAGGGAGGTAGGGAAGCTAACTCAACTGAGGAGATTGCTCATTGTAAGGCTACAGAAGGAAGATGGGATGGTGCTATGTTCATCCTTTGAGAAGCTAAACAACCTTCGCTCGTTGACCGTTGCGGCGATAGAAGAAGATGAGATTATTGATTTAAATTATTTGTCTTCGCCGCCTCGACTTCTTCAAACACTATCTCTAAGAGGACGTTTGGAGAAGATACCACACTGGATACTATCTCTTCACAACCTGAAAAGATTACAGTTAGGGTGGAGTAAGTTAAAAGATGTTGATTCACTGCAATCCCTTCAGGATTTGCCCAATTTGCTTCACCTTGAACTTACATCGGCATATGAAGGAGATGGATTATTTTTCAAGGCTGGTGGGTTTCAAAAGCTTGAACACTTGTGGTTAGTTAGCTTAGTAGGATTGAAATGGGTGAGCATCGAGTCTAACCCGATGCCTCTTCTTAAAGAGCTACATCTCCAAGATTGTAAATTGATGTTGGAGTTGCCCTCGGGTGTTGAACATTTGGCCAACCTTAATTATCTTGAATTGAATGGTATGtctgaaaaattaattttgagctTGAATAGAGACTTACAAGGCAGGGACTATTGGAAAATAGCACGCGTCCTTAATGTTTGGGTTGGGGACTCCAAATCTGGTAAATGGACCGGTCATTATCTATGA